In one window of Meleagris gallopavo isolate NT-WF06-2002-E0010 breed Aviagen turkey brand Nicholas breeding stock chromosome 4, Turkey_5.1, whole genome shotgun sequence DNA:
- the CD8B gene encoding T-cell surface glycoprotein CD8 beta chain has translation MLDMATMARPWLWVWLWLCLQLPGFCTNLLSSRTPGHILAQTDNSIEIVCLMKREHTGLYWYRWNQGRQHFEFLLFFSPLGKATYGRNISQEKFSIHGTSSHPLYKLHISRLHGSDNGTYYCCTIQSSELILGTGTQLSVVDVLPLPSMSTLAPFTKKPMRCKPKSEAINKKGACSLLVWVPLVAAALLLLLSLIPTIRRFYRLRRRLWLRVHRK, from the exons ATGTTGGACATGGCCACCATGGCCAGGCCGTGGCTCTGGGTCTGGCTctggctctgcctgcagctcccag GTTTCTGTACAAATCTACTTTCATCCCGGACTCCAGGGCATATTTTAGCCCAAACAGACAACAGCATAGAAATCGTCTGCCTGATGAAGAGGGAGCACACTGGGCTCTACTGGTACCGCTGGAACCAGGGCAGGCAACACTTTGAGTTCTTGCTATTTTTCAGTCCTCTGGGAAAAGCCACTTATGGCAGAAATATCAGCCAGGAGAAGTTCAGCATCCACGGGACGAGTTCCCACCCCTTGTACAAGCTGCACATCAGCCGGCTGCACGGCTCCGACAACGGCACCTACTACTGCTGCACCATCCAGTCCTCCGAGCTCATCCTGGGCACTGGGACCCAGCTCAGCGTGG TTGATGTTTTGCCTCTGCCTTCAATGTCCACGCTGGCCCCATTCACCAAGAAACCCATGCGATGCAAACCCAAAAGCGAAGCCATCAACAAGAAAG GtgcctgcagcctcctggtctGGGTCCCACTGGTTGCcgctgccctgctgctcctgctgagcCTGATCCCCACCATCCGCCGCTTCTATC GACTGCGGAGGAGACTGTGGCTTCGAGTCCACAGAAAGTAA
- the LOC104910896 gene encoding uncharacterized protein LOC104910896, translating to MEGDCDQRERRTSWHHHPYVCCRENAFKFVVAGFALISGMSIVLSMQHAQPTHQHLQEKVSSNLDTQPSKRATAQHRVRRYVKIGTDWPWSQAHVKYSGSMGLNSNRGLNLSTVVMHGTEVYLENEWSWDSTSRLPQLLGKVGQEIKVGCRVINGSTHQQATQISVTEIKTKKSQKKNCALEKLDCWCNFTLVQPVFVVCLWAQNSVGLSFKFKIVTMMHSLAALKVLRCHFLAWRAAQYAEVGNQVKLEIRYSQESVTDAKQINGTTVTLTAPNHRKWVVSVDCSPESKTLSRFGLNAETSWYSQDYGYCSRPLKNLQVWCQGKLSIEMSPELGGKWLIGGPEGFQKEFPIIAVLRPFVSKIGPYVVKQNHIQELLTSPVRSLKKVVLSLSTANISSIRPRCAPFLSTLYTGWQAWLHSRSMQEARARRDLLATALGGGGAGMGVLNSMNVEVLANKLEAVTSGVQGLLNPLNSSLVSLGMGQWLVSEVLPTWEHISEKDHQVLLQALGIEQNNVSLALSCIQAQMWVQSVVAGILRDGDNGILPTEIRKIVWDSATEKERQLQAWWRLVNFTHDQVLNSVIAYVLTVVEARIEKVYPIVALGINTNGSVVYPLDHRMWARVSDRKWQSVDLEACILERGLGFICEDDALKASDVCFDTSEGVCHFEINPGSNNKTVLVYVGKGCVCFRTVCKYVQINDIYNQTIFNDSNTCACNVAIIRGCDFVYKPPVFTNQLLIRNYSLYRSITPTPIGMDLSLVKEMLEHANLQQLLENAKAEAKKILITVHHDGNVIKQVVERIKRVGEHHWWEIFFGWSPTATGIFNALLHPVVIILLMQICVCFAMVATCYWIRQVRLCIENQMKGLELAKRLLP from the coding sequence atggaaggtgATTGTGACCAGCGGGAAAGGCGAACTTCGTGGCATCACCATCCCtatgtgtgctgcagggaaaatgctttcaaatttgTGGTTGCAGgatttgctttgatttctggTATGTCTATAGTGCTGAGCATGCAACATGCCCAACCAACTCACCAGCACCTCCAAGAAAAAGTCAGTTCCAACTTAGACACACAACCCAGCAAAAGGgccacagcccagcacagggtCAGGCGGTATGTAAAAATTGGCACAGATTGGCCTTGGTCTCAAGCGCATGTGAAATATTCAGGTAGTATGGGATTAAATTCTAACAGAGGCTTAAATTTGTCAACAGTAGTTATGCATGGGACTGAAGTGTATTTGGAAAATGAGTGGAGCTGGGATAGCACAAGCAGGCTTCCGCAGCTGCTGGGGAAGGTGGGGCAAGAAATTAAAGTAGGATGCAGGGTAATTAATGGTTCCACTCATCAGCAGGCAACTCAAATCTCcgtaactgaaataaaaaccaagaagagtcagaaaaaaaactgtgccCTGGAAAAATTGGATTGTTGGTGCAACTTTACATTAGTCCAGCCAGTCTTTGTGGTCTGTCTCTGGGCCCAAAACAGCGTGGGGTTGTCATTTAAATTCAAGATTGTCACCATGATGCATTCACTTGCTGCCCTTAAGGTCCTGAGGTGCCACTTTTTGGCCTGGCGTGCAGCCCAATACGCTGAAGTGGGGAACCAAGTAAAATTAGAAATTAGATACTCTCAAGAAAGTGTAACCGATGCAAAACAAATTAATGGCACCACTGTGACTCTCACTGCTCCTAACCACCGTAAGTGGGTTGTGTCAGTAGATTGCTCCCCTGAGAGCAAAACTCTTAGTAGATTTGGATTAAATGCAGAGACATCATGGTATAGCCAGGATTATGGATACTGTTCACGTCCACTGAAAAACCTCCAAGTGTGGTGTCAAGGAAAGCTGAGTATAGAAATGTCTCCCGAGCTTGGAGGAAAGTGGTTGATAGGAGGCCCCGAAGGATTTCAAAAAGAGTTTCCCATCATTGCTGTCCTGCGTCCCTTTGTTTCCAAAATAGGCCCATACGTAGTCAAGCAAAATCACATCCAAGAGCTGCTGACCAGCCCTGTACGATCACTGAAGAAGGTGGTGCTGTCCCTGTCCACTGCCAATATTTCATCCATCAGACCGCGCTGTGCTCCCTTTCTGTCCACCCTCTACACCGGCTGGCAGGCCTGGCTTCACAGCCGCTCCATGCAAGAGGCCCGTGCCAGGAGAGACCTTCTGGCCACAGccctgggaggaggaggagctgggatgggAGTGCTCAACAGCATGAACGTTGAGGTCTTGGCCAACAAGTTGGAGGCTGTCACTTCAGGTGTGCAGGGCCTCCTCAACCCCCTGAATTCATCCCTGGTCAGCCTAGGGATGGGTCAGTGGCTTGTGTCTGAGGTGCTGCCTACCTGGGAACACATAAGTGAGAAAGACCACCAGGTGTTGTTGCAAGCACTGGGAATCGAGCAAAATAATGTCTCCCTTGCTCTTAGTTGCATCCAGGCCCAGATGTGGGTGCAGAGTGTCGTTGCAGGTATCCTGAGGGATGGTGACAATGGCATCCTCCCCACCGAGATCCGAAAGATCGTGTGGGACTCAGCCACGGAGAAGGAGCGGCAGCTCCAAGCCTGGTGGAGGCTGGTGAACTTCACCCACGATCAGGTCCTCAACTCAGTCATCGCCTACGTCCTCACCGTGGTGGAAGCCCGCATCGAAAAGGTCTACCCCATCGTGGCTCTGGGGATTAACACAAACGGGTCCGTGGTCTATCCCCTGGACCACCGGATGTGGGCAAGAGTGTCAGACAGAAAATGGCAATCTGTAGATTTGGAAGCCTGCATTTTGGAACGGGGGCTGGGATTCATATGCGAAGATGATGCCCTTAAGGCGAGCGATGTTTGCTTTGATACCAGTGAGGGGGTGTGCCATTTTGAGATCAATCCTGGCAGCAATAACAAAACCGTGTTAGTTTACGTAGGGAAAGGGTGTGTATGCTTTAGAACAGTGTGTAAGTACGTGCAAATTAATGACATCTACAATCAGACCATATTCAATGATTCAAATACGTGTGCTTGCAATGTAGCTATTATTAGAGGCTGTGATTTCGTGTATAAGCCACCAGTTTTTACTAACCAATTGCTAATTAGAAACTATAGCCTTTATCGTAGTATAACCCCAACCCCAATCGGTATGGATTTGTCGCTAGTAAAAGAAATGTTAGAGCATGCAAATTTACAACAGCTTTTAGAAAATGCTAAGGCAGAAGCTAAAAAGATCCTAATAACTGTACATCATGATGGTAATGTTATAAAGCAGGTAGTGGAACGGATTAAGAGGGTGGGAGAGCACCACTGGTGGGAAATTTTCTTTGGCTGGTCCCCAACAGCGACCGGCATCTTCAATGCACTCCTGCATCCTGTTGTAATCATACTGCTAATGCAAATCTGTGTGTGCTTTGCCATGGTTGCTACTTGTTACTGGATAAGGCAGGTGAGGCTCTGCATTGAGAACCAGATGAAAGGACTGGAGCTGGCCAAGCGCCTCCTACCATAG